Proteins encoded in a region of the Nocardia asteroides genome:
- a CDS encoding AAA family ATPase, protein MTTEDLIDADPATRAAAVTDRIMTDLANSDHRAVVVDSPPGAGKSTLVVRAAGELVAGNERPMVVAQTNNQVDDLILRLARANPGIPIGRLSGGEYRPSPETAGACTIDTSLAALSACRIVVGTSAKWAVVRDGQFGWAILDEAYQMRSDKLLQIVERFDRGLFVGDPGQLDPFTIAETERWTGLPHDPTKNGVSVMLQHNPHTPVHTLPVSWRLPVSASPTIQEAFYPRVEFTSGTTERTRSLQFRTRSFGSSALDETLEMAAATGWAYHELPRRHVPRTDGETVQSVAQLATRLLDRGATGYCEREPDGRELQATDIAIGVAHRDQADLIRAALSRSNNPAAREITVDNANRLQGREYEVVIVMHPLSGRRDATSFHLESGRLCVLTSRHRQACIVVGRAGITDLLDSHPSTEPIHLSVPAKFPDGWQANQVVMAHLTQHRIGA, encoded by the coding sequence ATGACGACTGAGGACCTGATCGACGCCGATCCTGCTACACGGGCTGCAGCGGTCACGGACCGAATCATGACCGATCTAGCCAACTCTGATCACCGGGCAGTCGTGGTTGACTCACCACCCGGAGCCGGCAAGAGCACGCTCGTCGTACGCGCTGCGGGCGAGCTCGTTGCCGGAAACGAACGTCCGATGGTCGTGGCACAGACCAACAACCAGGTCGACGACCTCATCCTTCGTCTGGCTCGAGCAAACCCAGGAATTCCGATCGGCAGACTCAGCGGCGGCGAGTACCGGCCATCGCCCGAGACTGCAGGTGCCTGCACCATCGATACGAGCCTCGCTGCCCTGTCCGCGTGCCGAATCGTCGTCGGCACGTCCGCCAAGTGGGCGGTGGTTCGCGACGGCCAGTTCGGTTGGGCCATCCTGGATGAGGCGTACCAGATGCGCTCCGACAAACTCCTGCAGATTGTCGAACGGTTCGATCGAGGACTGTTCGTGGGCGACCCCGGGCAGCTTGATCCGTTCACCATCGCGGAAACAGAGCGGTGGACAGGCCTGCCGCACGACCCGACCAAGAACGGCGTCAGCGTCATGCTGCAGCACAATCCACACACTCCCGTGCACACGCTGCCGGTGTCGTGGCGCCTCCCAGTGTCCGCTTCGCCCACGATCCAGGAAGCATTCTATCCACGGGTCGAATTCACCTCCGGCACGACAGAACGCACACGATCCCTACAGTTCCGAACCAGGAGCTTCGGCTCCAGCGCACTCGACGAGACACTCGAGATGGCGGCTGCAACAGGCTGGGCCTACCATGAACTTCCCCGCCGACATGTCCCCCGAACAGACGGTGAGACAGTCCAATCCGTGGCACAGCTCGCCACCAGATTGCTCGACCGTGGCGCCACCGGATACTGCGAACGCGAGCCTGACGGTCGCGAGCTCCAGGCCACCGACATCGCGATCGGAGTGGCGCACCGCGACCAAGCCGACCTCATCCGAGCCGCGCTGAGTCGATCCAACAACCCCGCTGCCCGAGAGATCACCGTCGACAACGCCAACCGGCTTCAGGGGCGCGAGTACGAGGTCGTCATCGTGATGCACCCGCTGTCAGGCAGACGTGATGCGACCTCATTCCACCTCGAGTCCGGCCGGTTGTGCGTTTTGACCTCTCGGCATCGCCAGGCCTGCATCGTCGTTGGCCGAGCAGGAATCACCGACCTACTGGACAGCCACCCGTCAACCGAGCCGATCCACCTCTCGGTGCCGGCGAAATTCCCTGACGGCTGGCAAGCGAACCAGGTGGTCATGGCTCACCTCACCCAGCACCGGATAGGAGCATGA